The nucleotide window TTCTGACCCAACTTGTGGAGTCGATCGCGATAGCAGAACATTTCCAGCGTCCATTCGTTCTCGGTCGAAACGTCCCATGCAAATTTGCTTTTGCCGGCATCTCTGGAAAGACACCATCCAGATATTCGACGATGACACGCTTGTCTCTCACTTCATGACAGTATACCGTCACCCATACCCCATCCCGGACCCGAACAGCATATACATCTCCAGACTGAACCTCCCCGGTACCTGCATCAGGAGATGCCTTTGGTACTTTCCCCCGAACACTCCTCTTCTTCTCTAGTGCTCCTAAGATCGTGTCCTTTACTGCTGGACTCACTTCAGGCTTATCCGCAAGAGATATGTTACTCAGATCAAAATCATGGAATATCTTGTTCAGGTTGTTCTCATTGATTCCGACAGATGAGTCCCACCACGCCAGAGGCGCCTGCACTTCAACCCGAACATTGGGGCGCTCGTCACGCTGTATGTAAGTCGTAAATTGAGTTATCATTCCGGGATGTTCCGGCGTATCCAGTATGCCAATCAGAGCTAACGTCTCAAGTAAGTCACGGTAAGCGTATTCCTTTTGTGTAGGCAAAAGACGTTCCTTCTTGAGCGCAACTGCTGCCTTACTATAGCGTGTTTTGGGAGGTAATTCGCGTAGCACCGTTAATACTGCACGGAATGTCCAGCGGTCGTATTCATTGGGTATTGGAAGCTCCTGTGCGGCAGCCAGCTCTCGAAGTGCCAGCATTTGTCCAAAGGGATCACCGTCCAACGGGGTTCCATTGGTCATGCGCCAATACCATTGCAACGTCGTGTCGGTGGCTTGATCTACACTTAATCCGCAGATCTTACAAGTGCTCGAAGATGGATACGGCGTGTGTTCATGGTCTGGCATACTACTTGCAATAAGCTTGCCCGTAAGAAGCGAGCGCCAGATCATGGGTGCTGACCACAAAGAAGAGACAAAGGCCTGCGCTGCATCCTCTATCGTCCATTGATTCGCAAGTTTTTTCAGCTCAGTAATCGTTTCATCATGTTGCGGACGCACAAATCGATTCGGTTCATGCCCGGCTGCCTCAAGCGCTTCTCGATCCTGTGCGGGTACACTATCCGGAACGACATGTCGCGATGCCTGCAGTTCTTCATCCCACAACGAACGATCACTATAAATTTGCTTTAACAAGCTTAGCTGAGTAACGATATCCAAGGTTCATTCATCCTTTCCAATCATCGATTTCGAATACGTGACATGTAAAAAATAAAAAAAGTGCTTCTATAAAAGAAGCACTTCATGTTTGGATCCAGTTAAGCTGAAGGTATTAAGCTTCTACGACTTCAACAGTTTCCATTTTGTCTTTACCTTCTAAAGCGTCTACGAACTCCATACCTTTAGTTACTTTACCAAATACAGTATGTTGTCCATCCAAATGTGGTTGCGGTTGGTAGCAGATGTAGAACTGGCTTCCACCTGTGTTACGGCCAGCATGTGCCATAGCGAGTGTTCCGCGCTCATGTTTGTTCGGGTTGATTTCACAGTTGATTGTGTAACCTGGGCCACCTGCACCGCTACCGTTAGGGCATCCGCCTTGAGCTACGAAGCCCGGGATAACGCGGTGGAATGTAAGACCATTGTAGAAACCGGAGTTAGCCAGTTTCTCAAAGTTTGCTACTGTGTTTGGAGCTTCTTGATCGAACAGGTCGATCAGAACTTCTCCGCCGTTTGCCAATTTAATTTTCGCTTGTTTCGCCATATGTAAATGACTCCTTTCGTATTGACCATCGTTAATGGTACCAAAACGCATGACCCTGGGCCAAGCATTACAGCACTTTTCTTAGTGTACACCGAAAATGTCTGGATCGCAAAAAAAACGGCAACTTTTTTCATGAATTAGCTCAAATACGCAAAAAGCAGACGAAAAAGGAAGTTCCCTTTTCATCTGCTTCAACCGTAAAACTCATATATCCTGAATAATGTAGAGACACATTATCTTTTGACGAATTAGCGAGTTACTGGCTGTTTGCCAATACGTGCAGGTACCAGGTCATTCTGGATGATATCCTGATACGTCTCACGGCGTACAACAACATCCCCTTGACCGTCTTTGACAAATACAACGGCCGGACGACGAATCCGGTTGTAGTTGCTTGCCATGGAGTAGTTATACGCGCCTGTGCAAGCTACAGCGAGCAGATCGCCACTTTCCACTTTTGGCAAGTCCAGATCCCAGATCAGCATATCTCCACTCTCGCAGCATTTACCCGCAACGGATACGGTTTCCTGAGCAGCCTCATTCGCACGGTTGGCAAGCACAGCTTCATACTTGGATTCATACAAAGCAGGACGTGGGTTATCGGTCATACCACCATCAACGGCAACATATTTACGCACACCTGGAATGTCTTTGCTTGTTCCAACGGTATACAGCGTTGTTCCCGCTTCACCCACGATGCTGCGGCCTGGTTCAACCCAGATCTCAGGTACGGCATAGCCGATTTGAGCAAAATGATTTTTAACTGCATCTGTAATAGCCTTCACGTATTGCGCAACTTCAAGCGGCGTATCTCCATCGATATAACGGATTCCGAATCCACCACCAAGGTTAACCACTTTGAAAGCAACGTTAAGACGCTCATATACGCTTGCTGCAAATTCAGCAACACGTTGAACAGCCATCTGGAAGCCTTCAACTTCGAAGATCTGGGAACCGATGTGGGAATGCACACCGAGCAATACCAGGTTAGACTGCTTGGAAGCCAGTTCAATCGCTTCAAATGCTGTACCATTACCGATATCAAATCCAAATTTCGAATCCGTCTGACCAGTGGAGATATATTCATGCGTATGTGCCTCAACACCAGGCGTCACACGAAGCAAAATGTTTACTTTACGATTTTTGTCCGCTGCTACAGCCTGCAACAGATGCAATTCATTGAAGTTATCAACAACAAAGCATCCGATCTCTGCATCAAGAGCCATTTCGATCTCTTCCAGCGTTTTGTTGTTACCGTGGAAATGAATGCGCTCAGCTGGGAATCCTGCTTGCAAAGCAGTAAACAGTTCACCGTCAGATACAACATCCAGGGAAAGTCCTTCTTCAGCTGCAAGGGCACACATCGCCATTACACAGAATGCTTTACTTGCGTAAGCAACCTGGAAGCCCAGTCCGGAAGCACGGAATGCTTCCATGTACTCTCTGCAACGCTCGCGAACCAGTTGCTCGTCCACGACGTACAGGGGAGTTCCAAATTGTTCTTTCAGATCAGTTGCATCGACTCCGCCAATCTCCAGATGTCCTTGCGCATTTATTTTACTTGTACCATGTAAATACATAATCTGCATTCCTCACTTTTTATATACTGGAACAATTGATATTCCAATGATTTTACACCAGTATATCAAATTAGGCAGCGAGATGAATGGATTTTTCGGAAGATCATTTGTGTTTTTTACTTTTTCGCAGTTCCCCGTCCGGATCATCGGACATTTTGGTGTTGTCACGGGTTTTATTGAATGATGGACGTTTTTTATTTTCCAGCAACGGAAGCCGGAATAAAAAGTTGCCCAGGGCCTTTGCATTAAACGGTATAAAAGGCCAGAGATACGAAGAATTGTACGACCGGTGAACGGTAAGCGCCAATATAAGCAATGTACAGCCCACGACCAATCCCGGAACCTTGAATATCGCTACGGCAATGAGCAGAACTAACCTGACCAGCCTATTGGCGAGACCCAGCTCGTAACTCGGCGTGGCAAACATGCCGATGGCTGCGATGGCCATATAGAGTACAACTTCATTGACAAAATATCCCGTTTTCACGGCGATATCCCCGACTAGAATGGCCGCGATCAAGCCCATGGCCGATGCCAGAGGTGTAGGCGTATGAACCGCTGCCATCCGTAATAAGTCGACGCCAAGTTCGATCAGGAGAAACTGTAGAATTAACGGAAGCTTTACATTTTCCTGTGGACCAATGAAGTCGAGTCCCATGGGTTTAATCGAAGGGTCGATAACCATGAGAAGCCATAGTGGTAGCAAAAACAACGATATAAGAATCCCTGCAAAACGCACCCATCGTAAATAGGTTCCCATCAAGGCCGTCTGTCTGTTCTCTTCCGCATGCTCACACAGGTCGAAGAAGGTCGTAGGCAGAATCATCACACTGGGGGAAGTGTCTACGAAAATGACGACTCGTCCTTCCAGCAAATGAGAAGCTGTAACATCTGGTCGTTCTGAATAACGAACGAGTGGGAACGGATTCCATCCCTTGTTGATAATCGCTTCCTCCAGCTGCTTATCGGCGGCGGGAATACCATCGATATCCACTCGCTGAATTTTTTCCCGGACTGAATCCACCTGCACTTTATCCACAATATCATCAATGTACACCACGCAGACGTCCGTTTGTGTTCTCCGCCCCACCTGCATGATCTCAAACTTCAATCCAGGGTCGCGTATTCTGCGACGCACTAATGTTACGTTGGTCAGGAGCGTCTCGGTAAAGCCGTCTCTGGAACCTCGGACTACCCTTTCCAATGAAGGTTCTTCCGGTGAACGTACCGGGTAACTGCGGGTATCCATAATTAGGACCGAGCGATCCCCTTCAACGAACATTGCGCTCATACCGGTAAGAACCTTGTTGATGACAGCACTCATCTTGTCGACTTTTTCTACCTGAATATGGGGAATATAACATTCAAAATAGGATTTGAGTGCGTGTCCGGACACGTCATCCGGTGTGAGATAGGTCAATCTTTTTAACACTTCAAGCAATATCTCATCCTTCGCGAAACCGGTGATCATCAGCAATCCAACGTGCTTGCCACCCAGAACCATTTCCCTCATGTTAACGTCGAATGATTCTCCGAGCCCGAGTACCTGTTGCAGGGTATATCTGTTCTCACTCATGCGTGGTGAAATATCATCATTTTCTTGCCAATACTGCACTGATTCCTCAATACTATCGGACATCTCATTCTGTTTTTTCTTATTGTACGCTTTCTCCTCTTCCTCCTTTTGAATCTCATAAGCCGACTTGTGTAACATCTCTTCCGTTATACCTTCACTATTTTCCTGGTCTGTATGTTCCGTTCGTTCATCCATTTTCCATCCTCCTATGGCCCCGAGCTACCGCTGATATATAAAAAAATCAAACAGGGAACCTGTCATTTTGCCCAAAATCATGGCGAGCAGTAATCCAAACAAATAAGGTTTCATGCCCAGCCTTTTGGCTAGCACGGGCAGTACATTGAGTACCTCAGTGAGCGCCGCGGCCAGCAGACCGATGAACACACCACAGAACAGACCAATGATCGGGCTGAGCAATAGCACTCCATGCATTTTCCAGTGCCAGAAATCCGCCACAGTACCGAGCAGCGAACCACCAATTAGTGCCCCTTCGTACCAATGGGTTTTGTCATACGATTGCGTAATTTGAGCCAATCTGGGAATCATATCGAGCACCAAAATGAGCGCAATTACGCCGCTTCCTACGGCAATCCCCCCTGCGATGCCCAGTACAATGCTGATCGCTCCATTAAGAACGCTCATCCGCATTCATCTCCCCGCGTTCCTGCTCATGCATCCGTTCGCTTTCTTCAATCACCACATATTTATCTACATTTTGTTGGTACAAAAACATCTCCACTTCGAGCGGGGTAGGCTCCTCATTCCACTTCTTCTTGAACAAATGGTTAAAGAATACCGCCATCCCGAATCCAATGCCGATGGAATACGCCACTTGGAACAGATAGGGATGTTCATCCCGATGCCCTGTAAGCATCTCCACAATACGAATCTGTACTTCCTGCATGTTCACATCGGCATGAAAATTCATAATGGTTAAGGCCGATCCAAAGAAAAGTAGCAGCCAAACCAATATGAACAGGGACTTGGAGGGTTGACCATTTCCCGCAATGACTTCAACAAGCGTATGGCCGGATCCAATCAGTTCCACGCTTACCTCCGGCAAGATGTGCCGAATGCGGGGAATAATCTGCAATATATCAATGAGGATCAGATTGCCGTCCTCCGGTCCAGGGTGCAGCAGTTCAAGCTCCAGTAGCCTGTCCTCCTGATCTTCAGAAGAAGTCAGCACATGGGCAATATCTCCAAGCTTGACTGCTCTGCCCCTCTGGATGCGAATACGGCTGCGTAGACGAACGTAGACCATTGGAGTGGGTGTCTGGGACATCCATAGCACTCCTTTACTGCGTAATTTAGGTTAGTATTTGAAGAATGTGCAAATTTATTACAAACGGGTTGGAAAAAAGGTGGAAGGCTGAGTTGGCGCTGCGGGATGGATCGGTCATTGGTCGCTGTTGCTCGGGGGAGGATACACGCAGACACTCCGACGGCAGACCAACCTTCTGATCGCTGTTGTCTCCAAATTCTTTTGATTGATTTCTAAGTGTTAGAAATTTGGAGACAAAGGCGAACGCTTCGCTTCTTCAGGTCTAATCTGCCGCCTGCGTTGCTTATGTATCCTTAGATGAACCCTCACGCTTCGCTCCTTTTGACCGATTCCATCCCTCCGCTGCCCATCGTCCTCCCATTTCCAAACGTTTGAAATAAATATGCTGGGGAGTAGGCAGTAAGGGAATTAAAAGAAGAGCTTTTGGGGGTTATTTTGCTCAAAATTCTATGACTCTTGAAGTTATCTTCTGGAACCTTTTACACTACAGCTGTGTAGAAAATTGGTGACAAAGGTGAAGGCTTCTTCAGGTCTAATCTGCCGCCTGCGTTGCTTATGTATACTTAGATGAACCCTCATGCTTCGCTCCTTTTGACCGATTCCATCCCTTCGCTACCAGTCATCCTCCCGTTTCCAAACGTTTGTAGTAAATATACTGGGAGGTGGCAGGGAGGGATTTAAAAGAGAGGGGAGGTTATTTGTTTCACTAACAACAAATAACCTCCCTCGCCATAATGCGCGATAGAAGGTTGTTAGTTGTCGTATATTGGTGTATAAACGCCAATACTGTTGTTTGCAATCCCGAATCACTGCGCGATTTGGTCGCGGATGGATTGCAGTATTTTTTTCTCCAGACGTGATACCTGCACCTGAGATATTCCCAGTCTGCTGGCAACCTCGGACTGCGTCTGATCCCGGTAATACCGAAGATAGACGATTAACCGCTCCCGCTCGCTGAGACCACCGATGGCTTCGTTCAGCGCCAGTTTGTCAAACCAACGTTCTTGAGACTCGTCGGCAATCTGATCCATTAATGTAATGGGATCGCCGTCATTTTCGAATACGGTCTCATGGATGGAGGTCGGTGGTTTGTTCGCTTCCTGGGCAAATACGACTTCCTCCGGGGTTACCCCCAGCTCCGCAGCAACTTCCTTGATCGTTGGCAAACGATCCAAATGCTTGGACAGTTCGTCCCTTTTCTTGCGGACTTTATTCGCCATCTCTTTCAGTGAACGACTGACCTTCAGGGTACCGTCATCCCGCAGGAATCGCTGGATTTCTCCGATGATCATCGGCACCGCGTAGGTCGAGAACTTCACGTCATAACTGAGATCGAATTTGTCCACTGACTTGAGCAGACCGATACAACCAATCTGGAACAGATCCTCCGGGTCATATCCCCTGTTCATAAAACGCTGTACGACGGACCAGACGAGTCTGATGTTGCAGTTCACCAGCGTATCCCGTGAGACATGGTCACCCGACTGACTGAGCGCAATCAGCCGTTTGACCTCGGCATCGTCCAAATAGGTCTGTGAAGATGGTTTCACTTCAGCATCCATAAGAACACCAACCCCTAATTATACAATGCTTTCTTGGATTCAATCCTTTTTTTCATCTTGATGGAGGTGCCTCTGCCGGGCTCACTGCTGACTTCGAATTCATCCATGAAGTTTTCCATAATGGTGAAGCCCATGCCCGACCGCTCAAGTTCGGGTTTGGACGTATATAGCGGCTGTTTGGCAAGTTCAAGATCTTCGATTCCTTCACCACGGTCTTCCACAATAATCGTAATCATGTCTTCCCGAATCTCGGCCTGGATGGACACCACACCCTCGGAGTTGTTGTTGTATCCGTGGATGATGCTGTTGGTCACGGCTTCCGAAATGACCGTCTTCAGGTCACTGAGCTCGTCCATCGTTGGATCAAGCTGAGAGATAAACGCAGCAACGGTTACCCGCGCAAACGACTCATTCTCTGACTTGGCCGCGAATTGCAGATTCATGAAATTTGTTCCTGTTCCTTCATTCATGAGACGACCTCCAGACCTGAGAGAGCAGTTCCCTCATTTTCGTATATCGGCATAATCTTGAACAACCCCGACATTTCCAGCAAACGGTACACTGGCGAATTGACGTCACAGACCACCATCTTGCCACCTTTATTCTTAATGAGCTTGTATCTTCCCAAAATGACACCCAGACCTGAACTGTCCATAAATTGCAGATCTTTCAGGCTGAGTACGAGATGCTCGCTTTGTCTCCGCTGGATGGCTTCATCCATCTGCATCCGTACCATGTCAGCTGTATGGTGATCCAGCTCCCCGGATAATCGTACAATCAGAATCCCGCGATGGTGTTCCATTTCCACATGCAAGTTCACGTTTGCTCACTCTCCTCCCTGTCTTAGAACAAGGATTTCTACGTTTCCGAAGGCTTTTCCTGCCCCCCGACAAAACTAGAAGAAAACCCCTATTTAACTACAAAATATGTTCGAAGGATGCGTGCAACTCGCGGAAATCGCCGTTTTAGTCAAACAGGTTGGACGTCGTCCGCTTAAACAGCTTCCACCAGCCAGCCTTATTCACATCCTGCGGAGCCTGAATGTCGAACTCCTTAATCACGTCATTGCCCTGGTACACCACAAGTTTACCAATACTTTGCCCGGCTTTGATCGGAGCTTTCAATTCTTTGGCGACCAGCAATTCATGCCGGATGTCGTTGGATTTGGCTCCTTTGCGCATCAGCACACTATAATTTTGCGTGGCATTCAGAGGCAATTCAGCAACTTCCCCTTTTTCGATTCTCAGACTGCCCAGCAGATCCCCTGCCTTGTATAGAGCCTTCATCGTATATTGACTAAAAGCATAGTCAAACATCGAAGACACCTCACTGTTCCGTGTTTTGGTATTGGGTTCACCGAGTACCACGGAAACGACACGCAGTCCATCCTTGGACGCTGTTGCGGAGAGGCAGAACTTCGCTTCGGACGTGTAACCTGTTTTCAAACCGTCTGCCCCTTCATAAAAACGAACCAACTTGTTCGTATTAACCAGCCAGAATGGTTTTTCCGTATCTTTGCGAAGGTAATCCTGATATGCACCGGTGTACTTCGTAATGCCGGAATGCTTCAGCAGTTCACGGCTCATGACGGCAATGTCATGGGCGGAAGAATAATGATTATCGACCGGAAGGCCGTTACAGTTGGCAAAATGAGTATCCTTCATCCCAAGCTCCTTCGCACGCTCATTCATCAGCTGTACAAAGGCTTCTTCCGAGCCAGCGATCTTCTCAGCCATGGCTACCGAGGCATCATTGCCCGAAGCCATTGCGATCCCTTTTAACATATCGTCAACCGTCATTTCTTCCCCGGGCTCCAGGAAGATCTGCGAACCGCCCATGGAAGCTGCGTATTCGCTCGTTCTTACCTTGTCCGTCAGCTTCAGCTTGCCCGAGTCGATCGCTTCGATCGTGAGCAGCATCGTCATAATCTTCGTAATGCTCGCCGGAGGCAGCTGATCATGACTATTTTTCTCATAAATAACCGTTCCCGTATCTGCATCCATTAAAATCGCAGACCGCGCCGACGGGGCCAGATCCGTTCCTCCCGCTGCCTTCGGTGTTTCTTCAGCCAATGCCGTTGATGCCATAAGGGACAGCAGGATACAAAGGGTCATGAACGATGCCA belongs to Paenibacillus sp. FSL H8-0079 and includes:
- a CDS encoding peptidylprolyl isomerase; its protein translation is MAKQAKIKLANGGEVLIDLFDQEAPNTVANFEKLANSGFYNGLTFHRVIPGFVAQGGCPNGSGAGGPGYTINCEINPNKHERGTLAMAHAGRNTGGSQFYICYQPQPHLDGQHTVFGKVTKGMEFVDALEGKDKMETVEVVEA
- the lysA gene encoding diaminopimelate decarboxylase is translated as MYLHGTSKINAQGHLEIGGVDATDLKEQFGTPLYVVDEQLVRERCREYMEAFRASGLGFQVAYASKAFCVMAMCALAAEEGLSLDVVSDGELFTALQAGFPAERIHFHGNNKTLEEIEMALDAEIGCFVVDNFNELHLLQAVAADKNRKVNILLRVTPGVEAHTHEYISTGQTDSKFGFDIGNGTAFEAIELASKQSNLVLLGVHSHIGSQIFEVEGFQMAVQRVAEFAASVYERLNVAFKVVNLGGGFGIRYIDGDTPLEVAQYVKAITDAVKNHFAQIGYAVPEIWVEPGRSIVGEAGTTLYTVGTSKDIPGVRKYVAVDGGMTDNPRPALYESKYEAVLANRANEAAQETVSVAGKCCESGDMLIWDLDLPKVESGDLLAVACTGAYNYSMASNYNRIRRPAVVFVKDGQGDVVVRRETYQDIIQNDLVPARIGKQPVTR
- a CDS encoding spore germination protein — encoded protein: MDERTEHTDQENSEGITEEMLHKSAYEIQKEEEEKAYNKKKQNEMSDSIEESVQYWQENDDISPRMSENRYTLQQVLGLGESFDVNMREMVLGGKHVGLLMITGFAKDEILLEVLKRLTYLTPDDVSGHALKSYFECYIPHIQVEKVDKMSAVINKVLTGMSAMFVEGDRSVLIMDTRSYPVRSPEEPSLERVVRGSRDGFTETLLTNVTLVRRRIRDPGLKFEIMQVGRRTQTDVCVVYIDDIVDKVQVDSVREKIQRVDIDGIPAADKQLEEAIINKGWNPFPLVRYSERPDVTASHLLEGRVVIFVDTSPSVMILPTTFFDLCEHAEENRQTALMGTYLRWVRFAGILISLFLLPLWLLMVIDPSIKPMGLDFIGPQENVKLPLILQFLLIELGVDLLRMAAVHTPTPLASAMGLIAAILVGDIAVKTGYFVNEVVLYMAIAAIGMFATPSYELGLANRLVRLVLLIAVAIFKVPGLVVGCTLLILALTVHRSYNSSYLWPFIPFNAKALGNFLFRLPLLENKKRPSFNKTRDNTKMSDDPDGELRKSKKHK
- a CDS encoding stage V sporulation protein AB; its protein translation is MRMSVLNGAISIVLGIAGGIAVGSGVIALILVLDMIPRLAQITQSYDKTHWYEGALIGGSLLGTVADFWHWKMHGVLLLSPIIGLFCGVFIGLLAAALTEVLNVLPVLAKRLGMKPYLFGLLLAMILGKMTGSLFDFFIYQR
- a CDS encoding stage V sporulation protein AA; the encoded protein is MSQTPTPMVYVRLRSRIRIQRGRAVKLGDIAHVLTSSEDQEDRLLELELLHPGPEDGNLILIDILQIIPRIRHILPEVSVELIGSGHTLVEVIAGNGQPSKSLFILVWLLLFFGSALTIMNFHADVNMQEVQIRIVEMLTGHRDEHPYLFQVAYSIGIGFGMAVFFNHLFKKKWNEEPTPLEVEMFLYQQNVDKYVVIEESERMHEQERGEMNADERS
- the sigF gene encoding RNA polymerase sporulation sigma factor SigF, translated to MDAEVKPSSQTYLDDAEVKRLIALSQSGDHVSRDTLVNCNIRLVWSVVQRFMNRGYDPEDLFQIGCIGLLKSVDKFDLSYDVKFSTYAVPMIIGEIQRFLRDDGTLKVSRSLKEMANKVRKKRDELSKHLDRLPTIKEVAAELGVTPEEVVFAQEANKPPTSIHETVFENDGDPITLMDQIADESQERWFDKLALNEAIGGLSERERLIVYLRYYRDQTQSEVASRLGISQVQVSRLEKKILQSIRDQIAQ
- the spoIIAB gene encoding anti-sigma F factor, which produces MNEGTGTNFMNLQFAAKSENESFARVTVAAFISQLDPTMDELSDLKTVISEAVTNSIIHGYNNNSEGVVSIQAEIREDMITIIVEDRGEGIEDLELAKQPLYTSKPELERSGMGFTIMENFMDEFEVSSEPGRGTSIKMKKRIESKKALYN
- the spoIIAA gene encoding anti-sigma F factor antagonist is translated as MNLHVEMEHHRGILIVRLSGELDHHTADMVRMQMDEAIQRRQSEHLVLSLKDLQFMDSSGLGVILGRYKLIKNKGGKMVVCDVNSPVYRLLEMSGLFKIMPIYENEGTALSGLEVVS
- a CDS encoding D-alanyl-D-alanine carboxypeptidase family protein produces the protein MASTALAEETPKAAGGTDLAPSARSAILMDADTGTVIYEKNSHDQLPPASITKIMTMLLTIEAIDSGKLKLTDKVRTSEYAASMGGSQIFLEPGEEMTVDDMLKGIAMASGNDASVAMAEKIAGSEEAFVQLMNERAKELGMKDTHFANCNGLPVDNHYSSAHDIAVMSRELLKHSGITKYTGAYQDYLRKDTEKPFWLVNTNKLVRFYEGADGLKTGYTSEAKFCLSATASKDGLRVVSVVLGEPNTKTRNSEVSSMFDYAFSQYTMKALYKAGDLLGSLRIEKGEVAELPLNATQNYSVLMRKGAKSNDIRHELLVAKELKAPIKAGQSIGKLVVYQGNDVIKEFDIQAPQDVNKAGWWKLFKRTTSNLFD